In the genome of Bacteroidota bacterium, one region contains:
- a CDS encoding cyanophycinase encodes MYPKGKLVIIGGAVDKGSFTEKNFDKQVEKNLNFFETGILKRIITESLKGEKSRIEVITTASKIPREVGPEYARAFQFLGAENVDVMHIERREQATEAENIARLKAADVVMFTGGDQLRLTSILGGTAFHDLLLEKYTHEQFLFAGTSAGAAAASDSMIYQGSSQEALLKGEVKITSGLGLIDHVIIDTHFVQRGRIGRLFQAVVGNPKVLGIGLGEDTGLLITEGRHMEAIGSGLVILVDGRHIQDTNLTAVEMGQPISIKNLVVHVMSMYDRYDLHTHRMTLHTTQHA; translated from the coding sequence ATGTACCCAAAAGGAAAGCTCGTAATTATCGGGGGGGCGGTTGACAAGGGAAGTTTCACGGAGAAAAACTTCGACAAGCAGGTTGAAAAGAACCTGAACTTTTTTGAAACTGGGATTCTGAAACGAATCATCACCGAGTCGCTCAAGGGGGAAAAATCACGGATTGAAGTAATCACCACGGCATCAAAAATTCCGCGTGAAGTGGGGCCTGAATACGCACGTGCGTTTCAGTTCCTCGGTGCGGAAAATGTGGATGTAATGCACATTGAACGTCGTGAGCAGGCCACAGAAGCCGAAAACATAGCACGGCTTAAAGCGGCCGATGTAGTCATGTTTACCGGCGGCGACCAGCTGCGCCTCACCTCCATTCTCGGCGGCACCGCGTTTCATGATCTGCTGCTGGAAAAATATACGCATGAGCAGTTTTTGTTTGCCGGCACATCGGCAGGCGCGGCGGCGGCATCCGACAGCATGATTTATCAGGGCTCAAGTCAGGAGGCATTGCTGAAAGGCGAGGTGAAAATCACCAGCGGTCTCGGGCTTATTGATCACGTTATTATTGATACGCATTTTGTGCAGCGCGGGCGCATTGGCCGTTTGTTTCAGGCCGTGGTGGGCAACCCGAAAGTGCTTGGCATTGGCCTGGGCGAAGACACCGGCCTGCTCATTACCGAAGGCCGCCACATGGAAGCAATCGGTTCCGGGCTGGTTATTCTGGTTGACGGACGACACATACAAGACACCAACCTTACGGCAGTGGAAATGGGGCAGCCTATTTCAATCAAAAACCTGGTGGTGCATGTAATGAGTATGTACGACCGTTACGACCTGCACACACATCGTATGACGCTGCACACCACGCAGCACGCCTAA